One Thermococcus sp. genomic region harbors:
- a CDS encoding KEOPS complex subunit Pcc1 — protein sequence MKIEASVELVWHYRDRRKAEAVARAVQVDNEAIPEGLKKSLNVVTRWVDGDVITKVKYSGEIETLIKALDDLVFSVKIAEEMTEKV from the coding sequence GTGAAGATTGAAGCTTCCGTCGAGCTGGTCTGGCACTACCGTGACCGCCGGAAGGCGGAAGCCGTTGCCCGGGCCGTTCAGGTTGACAACGAGGCGATCCCGGAGGGGCTAAAGAAAAGTTTAAATGTGGTAACCCGATGGGTTGATGGAGACGTTATAACAAAGGTTAAATACTCGGGCGAGATTGAGACACTCATCAAAGCGCTCGATGATTTAGTGTTTTCGGTCAAGATCGCGGAGGAAATGACCGAAAAGGTGTGA
- a CDS encoding 30S ribosomal protein S3ae, whose protein sequence is MAKGNPRRRAAAAKDKWKMKDWYIVYAPEFFGSKEIGLTPADDPEKVIGRVVETTLRDLTGDFTKSHVKLYFQVYDVKGQNAYTKFKGHTLARSYIRSLVRRRTTRVDGIFNITTKDGYKLRVMGMVIAYRRIQTSQERAIRKIIQDIIYKKAEELNFADFVLQSVNGQIASEIAKEARKIYPIKRAEVRKIKVLAEPGA, encoded by the coding sequence ATGGCAAAGGGTAACCCAAGGCGTAGGGCCGCCGCGGCAAAGGACAAGTGGAAGATGAAGGACTGGTACATCGTCTACGCCCCCGAGTTCTTCGGGAGCAAGGAGATAGGCCTTACCCCGGCTGACGATCCCGAAAAGGTCATAGGTAGGGTTGTTGAGACCACCCTGAGGGACCTCACGGGAGACTTCACCAAGAGCCACGTCAAGCTCTATTTCCAGGTCTACGACGTGAAGGGGCAGAACGCCTACACCAAGTTCAAGGGCCACACCCTTGCGAGGAGCTACATTCGCTCCCTCGTCAGGAGGAGGACGACGAGAGTTGACGGCATATTCAACATCACCACCAAGGACGGCTACAAGCTTCGCGTTATGGGCATGGTAATAGCCTACAGGCGCATACAGACCAGTCAGGAGAGGGCCATAAGGAAAATAATCCAGGACATCATCTACAAGAAGGCCGAGGAGCTTAACTTCGCTGACTTCGTCCTTCAGTCGGTGAACGGCCAGATAGCCAGCGAGATAGCCAAGGAAGCGAGGAAGATATACCCGATAAAGCGCGCAGAGGTCAGGAAGATAAAGGTTCTCGCCGAGCCGGGGGCCTGA
- a CDS encoding SPOUT family RNA methylase, with protein sequence MKFLVKTQRDMEAVAGNYIKEILPDAKVWIAPMGYTGLVLVETDDSKAEEKLLEVPEVERVIPVLKEVPADLEAIAGTAEAIAPLISENETFAVKTKRRGKHNFSSIDVNRVLGARVRELTGADVNLSWPDKVVHVEIIGDKAYVSVLPGEEFRKYTPDKIDARKLFSKLTVVQMPYWGDYKACRKFGEKIGRAAQAFEVKELIIAPKEKMDAFELMEFLRGVKVGQESRYRVQKDAYPWKVEKVPVSLWDLYQVVRDKRRNKRLLIITDPKGPTLAEVKEKLARDMHYAREIVVFIGSREGIPRGLFRFADYVVDLAPYMTFATEHGIPATLVSLWGIYEEFLRKGEE encoded by the coding sequence ATGAAGTTCCTAGTCAAGACCCAGCGTGACATGGAGGCCGTCGCCGGCAACTACATCAAAGAAATCCTCCCCGATGCCAAGGTATGGATAGCCCCAATGGGCTACACAGGGCTTGTTCTCGTCGAGACAGATGACAGCAAAGCGGAGGAAAAGCTTCTTGAGGTACCGGAGGTCGAGCGCGTAATTCCGGTTCTGAAGGAAGTTCCGGCCGATCTGGAGGCGATAGCAGGCACGGCCGAGGCGATAGCTCCCCTCATAAGTGAGAACGAGACCTTCGCGGTGAAAACCAAGAGGCGCGGAAAGCACAACTTTTCGAGCATCGACGTCAACAGGGTTCTCGGGGCAAGGGTGAGGGAGCTTACCGGGGCAGATGTTAACCTGAGCTGGCCCGACAAAGTCGTCCACGTCGAGATAATCGGAGATAAAGCCTACGTCTCCGTTCTGCCCGGCGAGGAGTTCAGGAAGTACACCCCGGACAAGATAGACGCGAGGAAGCTCTTCTCCAAGCTCACGGTTGTCCAGATGCCCTACTGGGGCGACTACAAGGCCTGCAGGAAGTTTGGGGAGAAAATCGGCAGGGCTGCCCAAGCCTTTGAGGTCAAGGAACTCATAATAGCCCCCAAGGAGAAGATGGACGCCTTTGAGCTTATGGAGTTCCTCCGCGGTGTCAAGGTCGGCCAGGAGAGCAGGTATAGGGTTCAGAAGGATGCCTATCCCTGGAAGGTGGAGAAGGTTCCCGTTTCTTTATGGGACCTCTATCAGGTCGTCAGGGACAAGAGGAGGAACAAGAGGCTTTTGATAATAACCGACCCGAAGGGGCCCACGCTGGCGGAAGTCAAGGAGAAGCTCGCGAGGGACATGCACTACGCCAGGGAGATAGTGGTTTTCATAGGCTCCCGCGAGGGAATACCCCGCGGTCTCTTCAGGTTCGCCGATTACGTCGTTGACCTCGCTCCATACATGACCTTCGCCACCGAACATGGAATTCCGGCGACACTCGTTTCCCTCTGGGGGATTTACGAGGAGTTTTTGAGAAAGGGTGAAGAGTGA
- a CDS encoding TIGR00297 family protein, whose protein sequence is MLERLLIDGAVVTVLGLGSYKMRALDGKGATAAAILGLIVIEFGGVYPFLALFTFVALGVVATKYRYREKAKLGLAQSNGGIRSWGNVLGNGLAPLLFVLLEVLLKQDALWAGTFASIATVNGDTLASELGKVFGKRPRLITNFKPAKPGTNGAVSLEGEIFAFLGAITIALFALPLTADKLRMLLAVTLGGFIGVNIDSLIGATLENRGITDNNSTNFLASLLGGITGALAFFIMGG, encoded by the coding sequence ATGCTGGAGCGGCTCCTCATTGACGGTGCAGTGGTAACAGTACTCGGCCTCGGTTCCTACAAGATGAGGGCCCTTGATGGCAAGGGGGCAACGGCGGCGGCAATTCTTGGCCTCATAGTCATCGAGTTCGGGGGTGTTTATCCATTTCTCGCCCTGTTCACGTTCGTTGCACTAGGAGTGGTAGCCACCAAGTACCGCTACCGGGAGAAGGCAAAGCTCGGCCTCGCTCAGTCCAACGGTGGAATAAGGAGCTGGGGCAACGTCCTTGGAAACGGCCTCGCACCCCTTCTATTTGTCCTCCTTGAGGTTCTCCTCAAACAGGACGCCCTCTGGGCCGGAACCTTTGCGAGCATAGCAACCGTCAACGGGGACACCCTCGCGAGCGAGCTTGGAAAGGTATTTGGCAAGAGACCCCGGCTGATAACAAACTTCAAGCCTGCCAAACCCGGGACGAACGGTGCTGTATCATTGGAGGGGGAAATTTTCGCCTTTCTGGGGGCTATTACGATAGCGCTCTTTGCGCTTCCGCTCACAGCCGACAAGCTCAGGATGTTGCTCGCGGTTACTCTCGGAGGATTCATAGGGGTTAACATCGATAGTCTCATCGGGGCAACCCTCGAAAACAGAGGGATAACGGACAATAACTCAACGAACTTTCTGGCAAGCCTTCTGGGCGGAATAACCGGTGCGCTGGCCTTCTTCATAATGGGCGGATGA
- a CDS encoding Lrp/AsnC family transcriptional regulator → MVDKITPIDLRILKLLSKNARLTYKELAEMLGTTRQRISRRMNRLEQNGVVLRYTVIPNYDLLGYIHVILGVTVKPGIDLDEVIKELEKDENVKIIQRALGSHNLVLHIIGPKDMKELEKIISGVTKKIPGIDNLDITFITETVKFESL, encoded by the coding sequence ATGGTTGATAAAATAACCCCCATAGACCTTCGTATTTTAAAGTTGCTGTCCAAGAATGCACGCCTCACATACAAGGAGCTTGCCGAAATGCTCGGAACAACGAGGCAGAGAATTTCACGGAGAATGAACCGGCTTGAGCAGAACGGTGTCGTTCTCAGGTACACAGTAATTCCGAACTATGACCTCCTCGGCTACATCCACGTTATCCTCGGCGTCACCGTAAAGCCTGGTATCGACCTTGACGAGGTCATAAAGGAGCTTGAGAAGGATGAAAACGTGAAGATAATCCAGCGTGCCCTCGGCTCCCACAACCTCGTGCTTCACATTATAGGGCCGAAGGACATGAAGGAGCTTGAGAAAATAATTTCCGGGGTTACGAAGAAGATACCCGGGATAGACAATCTCGACATCACCTTCATAACAGAAACCGTCAAGTTCGAATCCCTCTGA
- a CDS encoding MazG nucleotide pyrophosphohydrolase domain-containing protein, with protein MNEEQRAVDELVKELGGYWKPFEMLAALVEEVGELADAMLAFEGVKGKADREKVEEELGDTLFALICIANYYDIDIRGAILKSVSKYRARDG; from the coding sequence GTGAATGAGGAGCAGAGGGCCGTTGATGAGCTCGTGAAGGAGCTCGGTGGCTACTGGAAGCCCTTTGAGATGCTCGCCGCTCTGGTTGAGGAGGTAGGCGAGCTGGCAGATGCAATGCTGGCCTTTGAGGGCGTCAAGGGAAAAGCTGACAGGGAGAAAGTCGAGGAGGAGTTGGGGGATACACTGTTTGCCCTAATCTGCATAGCCAATTACTACGACATAGACATCAGGGGAGCAATACTGAAAAGCGTTTCAAAGTATAGGGCCAGGGACGGATGA
- a CDS encoding metalloregulator ArsR/SmtB family transcription factor — MKVKEIVEKLNERQKKTVRKCIENCGLPELEAEVEAEVPTDVIEFLKVIANPLRFKILKMTRDHWLCVCLLAQVLEADQTLISHHLRTLKRLNLVEERREGRMHFYRARRDVIENYLKKVGVELLGE, encoded by the coding sequence ATGAAGGTTAAGGAAATCGTGGAGAAGCTTAACGAGAGGCAGAAGAAGACTGTAAGAAAGTGCATCGAAAACTGCGGGCTTCCCGAGCTTGAAGCAGAGGTCGAGGCAGAGGTTCCAACGGACGTCATCGAGTTCCTGAAGGTTATAGCCAACCCCCTCCGCTTCAAGATACTCAAGATGACCCGCGACCACTGGCTCTGCGTCTGTCTTTTAGCTCAGGTTCTTGAGGCCGACCAGACCCTCATAAGCCACCACCTCAGAACCCTGAAGAGGCTTAACCTAGTTGAGGAGAGGAGAGAGGGCAGGATGCACTTCTACCGCGCAAGGAGGGACGTGATAGAGAACTACCTCAAGAAGGTCGGGGTGGAGTTGCTTGGTGAATGA
- a CDS encoding Mov34/MPN/PAD-1 family protein, with product MREVKIRRELLEYLLELARNAYPNEFAGFLREKDGVFEEVLIAPNPHSGPRSVFFDTWMLPYDESVKGTVHSHPSPNPHPSEADLEFFSKFGGVHIIIAWPFTEESVRAYLSDGSGVRIRIVE from the coding sequence ATGAGGGAAGTGAAAATAAGGAGGGAACTCCTGGAGTACCTTCTCGAACTAGCCAGAAACGCCTATCCAAACGAGTTTGCAGGCTTCCTGCGGGAAAAGGACGGGGTCTTTGAAGAAGTCCTGATAGCCCCAAACCCCCACTCGGGTCCCCGTTCGGTTTTCTTCGATACGTGGATGCTCCCCTACGACGAGAGCGTAAAGGGGACCGTACACTCTCATCCATCTCCAAACCCTCACCCTTCCGAGGCCGATCTTGAGTTCTTCTCAAAGTTCGGAGGGGTTCATATAATAATAGCCTGGCCCTTCACCGAGGAGAGCGTGAGGGCCTACCTGAGCGATGGAAGCGGGGTCAGGATAAGGATTGTCGAGTGA
- a CDS encoding Rid family detoxifying hydrolase, producing MVSRVPVYTENAPKPIGPYSQGIIAHNPDKVIFVSGQIPINPETGELVKGDIRVQARQAIENLIAILEAAGATVDDVVKVTVYLDDIKDYEEFNRVYEEYFGHSKPARAVVEVSKLPKGVKVEIEAIAVL from the coding sequence ATGGTGAGCAGGGTTCCCGTTTACACCGAAAACGCTCCCAAGCCGATAGGGCCATACAGCCAGGGGATAATCGCCCACAATCCGGACAAGGTAATATTCGTTTCGGGCCAGATACCAATAAACCCCGAGACGGGAGAGCTGGTAAAGGGCGACATCAGAGTCCAGGCGAGGCAGGCAATAGAGAACCTCATAGCAATACTTGAGGCAGCGGGGGCGACGGTTGATGACGTCGTCAAGGTGACCGTTTACCTCGACGACATAAAGGACTACGAGGAGTTCAACAGGGTTTACGAGGAGTACTTCGGCCATTCGAAGCCAGCGAGGGCCGTCGTTGAGGTCTCGAAGCTCCCCAAGGGAGTCAAGGTCGAAATCGAAGCGATAGCCGTGCTGTGA
- a CDS encoding DUF2666 family protein: MRVEDHVAFTARHLDWEVAKKLTEMEDEKIALFLSAVSNSVNERIPFYFGEVLDVEGLTSLAEELRRENLTETVMLLKSPGTARKLGALVKETDKKLKKLLVDASRALLVREALRGIAPVDYPGGSLKGVEVEFPFEGPHVNFTAKHGRWIVVKRLIIDEKTPMVDVARLLASINETATLKIPAYAGINIEGIEKEFPFKKVKKGDIPKVIEAYEALEVEAFAEEPFIEHARVFALRTALGKIGLPLDVPSKNLEKYLEKKV, encoded by the coding sequence ATGAGGGTTGAAGACCACGTCGCGTTCACGGCAAGGCACCTTGACTGGGAAGTCGCGAAGAAGCTCACCGAGATGGAGGATGAAAAGATAGCGCTCTTCCTGTCGGCAGTTTCGAACTCCGTCAACGAAAGGATTCCCTTCTACTTCGGAGAGGTTCTCGACGTCGAAGGGCTTACTTCCCTCGCTGAAGAGCTGAGGAGAGAAAACCTCACCGAAACCGTAATGCTCCTCAAGTCCCCGGGCACTGCCAGAAAGCTTGGGGCCCTCGTAAAGGAAACCGATAAGAAGCTGAAGAAGCTCCTCGTCGATGCCTCCAGGGCCCTCCTCGTCAGGGAAGCCCTGCGCGGTATAGCGCCCGTTGACTACCCGGGGGGTAGTTTGAAGGGAGTTGAGGTTGAGTTCCCCTTCGAGGGGCCCCACGTGAACTTCACCGCAAAGCACGGCAGGTGGATAGTCGTCAAGAGGCTCATAATAGACGAAAAAACCCCGATGGTTGACGTTGCCAGATTGCTGGCGAGCATAAACGAGACCGCGACGCTGAAGATACCCGCTTACGCTGGAATCAACATCGAGGGCATCGAGAAGGAGTTCCCATTCAAGAAGGTCAAGAAGGGCGACATACCAAAGGTCATAGAGGCCTACGAGGCACTGGAGGTTGAGGCCTTCGCGGAAGAGCCCTTCATCGAACACGCCCGCGTCTTCGCGCTCCGCACGGCCCTCGGTAAGATAGGCCTCCCCCTGGACGTCCCCTCGAAGAACCTTGAGAAGTACCTTGAGAAGAAAGTATGA
- the lonB gene encoding ATP-dependent protease LonB produces the protein MGEEKVDGFTPREYGESLELGVDFNTTEEIRVPEKLIDQVIGQDHAVEVIKTAATQKRHVLLIGEPGTGKSMLGQAMAELLPTENLEDILVFPNPEDENMPKIKTVPACQGRRIVQKYREKAKSQESIKSYILLFVMLTVMFALFLQFSATTLLMGLFVIILTMMALSNMRFRNTVLVPKLLVDNCGRSKAPFVDATGAHAGALLGDVRHDPFQCFSGKESIVIRENGRIMALKLKNFVEGALKDPSGEGMDGDIKVVYHDFRDKNVEVLTKDGFTKLLYANKRLGKQKLRRVVNLEKDYWFTLTPEHKVYTLTGLKEAGEITSEDELVRHPLVILDEFSIARTYGEEEKIREYSRWKEYRKKTGHGYKRASKELGIKVSTLRWWEKGAKPKSLKMAEELRKLGLLPLTSEDERLEKIALLMGALFSDGSIDKNLNTLSFISSEREAVEKFVEMLRELFGEFNYEIKENRQARGRSILFRTWDRRIIRFFVALGAPTGNKTEVKLEIPWWIRLKPSLFLAFFDGLYSGDGSVPRFAVYGEGIKFNGTLEIAQLTDELEKKVPFFEELAWYLGLFGIEAKLRIDEAKGKHKVRLILSQSVDNVLTFLEFVPITLSPAKRTKFLEEVRKYLEGAKESRHAKRADELRKKFEKILKGKRRTFIETWEEVEVTYNLTTEKGNLLANGLFVKNSGGLGTPAHERVEPGMIHRAHKGVLFIDEIATLSLKMQQSLLTAMQEKKFPITGQSELSSGAMVRTEPVPCDFILVAAGNLDTVDKMHPALRSRIRGYGYEVYMRTTMPDTIENRRKLVQFVAQEVKRDGKIPHFTRDAVEEIVREAQKRAGRKGHLTLRLRDLGGIVRAAGDIAVKKGKRYVEREDVLEALKLAKPLEKQLADWYIERKKEYQVIKTEGSEIGRVNGLAVIGEASGIVLPIEAVVAPAASKEEGKIIVTGKLGEIAKEAVQNVSAIIKRYKGEDISRYDIHVQFLQTYEGVEGDSASISVATAVISALENIPIRQDVAMTGSLSVRGEVLPIGGATPKIEAAIEAGIKKVIIPKANEKDVFLSPDKAERIEIYPVERIDEVLEIALEDSPAKDELLRKIRESLPLF, from the coding sequence ATGGGTGAGGAGAAGGTTGATGGGTTCACCCCACGTGAGTACGGGGAGAGTCTTGAGCTAGGGGTTGATTTCAATACGACTGAGGAAATCAGGGTTCCCGAGAAGCTCATAGACCAGGTCATCGGCCAGGATCACGCCGTGGAGGTTATAAAGACCGCAGCCACCCAGAAAAGACACGTCCTCCTCATAGGCGAACCCGGAACCGGAAAGTCAATGCTTGGTCAGGCGATGGCAGAACTCTTACCCACGGAGAACCTTGAGGACATACTGGTCTTCCCCAATCCGGAAGATGAGAACATGCCTAAAATCAAAACTGTCCCGGCCTGCCAGGGAAGGAGGATAGTTCAGAAGTATCGCGAGAAGGCCAAGAGTCAGGAGAGCATAAAGTCCTACATACTGCTCTTCGTCATGCTGACGGTGATGTTCGCCCTCTTCCTCCAGTTCTCAGCGACTACACTCCTGATGGGCCTCTTCGTCATCATACTGACCATGATGGCCCTCTCCAACATGCGCTTCCGCAACACCGTTCTGGTGCCCAAACTACTCGTTGACAACTGCGGAAGGAGCAAAGCTCCCTTCGTTGACGCAACCGGCGCACACGCCGGTGCTCTGCTCGGCGATGTCAGACACGACCCGTTCCAGTGCTTTAGCGGGAAGGAGAGCATTGTTATCAGGGAAAACGGCAGAATAATGGCTCTTAAGCTCAAAAACTTCGTTGAAGGGGCCCTAAAGGACCCTTCAGGAGAGGGTATGGACGGGGACATTAAGGTCGTCTACCACGACTTCAGGGACAAAAACGTTGAGGTGCTCACAAAGGATGGCTTTACAAAGCTTCTCTACGCGAACAAGAGGTTGGGAAAGCAGAAACTGAGACGAGTGGTTAACTTGGAGAAGGACTACTGGTTCACCCTTACGCCCGAGCATAAGGTTTACACCCTTACGGGCCTCAAAGAGGCAGGGGAGATAACCTCCGAGGACGAGCTAGTTAGGCATCCACTGGTAATTCTTGATGAGTTCTCCATTGCAAGAACCTACGGCGAGGAAGAGAAAATCAGGGAATACTCTCGCTGGAAGGAGTATCGGAAAAAAACCGGTCACGGCTACAAGAGAGCCTCCAAGGAACTGGGCATAAAGGTCAGCACGCTCCGCTGGTGGGAAAAAGGAGCAAAGCCAAAGTCCCTGAAAATGGCCGAGGAGCTCAGAAAGCTTGGCCTCCTTCCACTCACTAGCGAGGATGAGAGACTCGAAAAAATCGCCCTCCTCATGGGGGCTCTCTTCAGCGACGGTAGCATAGACAAGAACCTCAACACGCTCAGCTTCATCTCCAGCGAAAGAGAAGCGGTTGAAAAGTTCGTGGAGATGCTTAGAGAGCTCTTCGGCGAGTTTAACTATGAGATAAAGGAGAACCGCCAAGCTAGGGGGAGGAGTATCCTCTTCAGAACGTGGGATAGGAGGATAATAAGGTTCTTCGTGGCCCTCGGCGCACCCACGGGCAATAAAACAGAGGTAAAACTTGAAATTCCGTGGTGGATAAGGCTCAAGCCCTCCCTCTTCCTTGCTTTCTTCGACGGTCTCTACAGCGGAGACGGTAGCGTTCCGAGGTTTGCAGTGTATGGGGAGGGCATAAAGTTCAACGGAACCCTTGAGATAGCCCAACTCACCGATGAGCTCGAAAAGAAAGTTCCCTTCTTCGAGGAGCTGGCATGGTATCTGGGCCTCTTCGGAATCGAGGCAAAGCTCAGGATTGACGAGGCAAAGGGCAAGCACAAGGTCAGGTTAATCCTCTCCCAGTCAGTAGACAACGTCCTAACCTTCCTCGAATTTGTACCGATAACTCTCTCCCCCGCAAAGAGGACGAAGTTCTTGGAGGAGGTCAGGAAATACCTTGAGGGGGCAAAGGAATCAAGACATGCCAAGAGAGCCGACGAGCTGAGAAAGAAGTTTGAAAAGATTCTGAAGGGCAAAAGGAGAACGTTCATCGAGACCTGGGAGGAAGTTGAGGTAACCTACAACCTCACCACGGAGAAGGGCAACCTGCTCGCCAACGGCCTCTTCGTCAAGAACTCAGGCGGACTCGGCACGCCGGCCCACGAGCGCGTTGAGCCCGGAATGATACACCGCGCCCATAAGGGCGTCCTCTTCATAGACGAGATAGCAACGCTAAGCCTGAAGATGCAGCAGAGCCTCCTCACGGCGATGCAGGAGAAGAAGTTTCCCATAACGGGCCAGAGCGAGCTTTCGAGCGGTGCCATGGTGAGAACTGAGCCGGTGCCGTGTGATTTCATCCTCGTCGCTGCCGGAAACCTTGATACAGTGGACAAGATGCATCCCGCTCTTCGCTCCCGTATAAGGGGCTACGGTTACGAGGTCTACATGCGCACCACTATGCCAGACACGATAGAGAACAGAAGAAAACTAGTCCAGTTCGTTGCTCAGGAGGTAAAGCGTGATGGCAAGATTCCCCACTTCACAAGGGATGCCGTTGAGGAGATAGTTAGAGAAGCCCAGAAGAGGGCAGGAAGGAAGGGCCACCTCACGCTCCGCCTTCGCGATCTGGGTGGAATAGTCAGAGCTGCTGGCGACATAGCGGTCAAGAAGGGCAAGAGGTACGTCGAGAGGGAGGACGTCCTTGAGGCCCTCAAACTGGCGAAACCACTGGAGAAACAGCTTGCCGACTGGTATATCGAGAGGAAGAAGGAGTACCAGGTCATAAAGACCGAGGGGAGCGAGATAGGAAGGGTCAACGGTCTGGCCGTCATTGGGGAGGCCAGCGGTATAGTGTTGCCGATAGAGGCCGTAGTCGCTCCAGCGGCAAGCAAGGAGGAGGGCAAGATAATAGTCACCGGAAAGCTCGGCGAGATAGCGAAGGAGGCCGTCCAGAACGTCTCGGCGATAATCAAGCGCTACAAGGGCGAGGACATAAGCCGCTACGACATCCACGTCCAGTTCCTCCAGACCTACGAGGGCGTTGAAGGGGACTCGGCAAGCATAAGCGTTGCAACGGCCGTTATCTCGGCCCTTGAGAACATCCCCATAAGGCAGGACGTTGCCATGACGGGTTCGCTAAGCGTCCGCGGTGAAGTTCTCCCCATTGGGGGCGCAACACCCAAGATAGAGGCGGCCATAGAGGCCGGGATAAAGAAGGTCATAATCCCCAAGGCCAACGAGAAGGACGTCTTCCTCAGCCCGGACAAGGCCGAGAGAATAGAGATTTACCCTGTGGAGAGGATAGACGAGGTGCTTGAGATAGCCCTTGAGGACTCTCCCGCCAAGGACGAGCTCCTGAGGAAGATAAGGGAGAGCCTCCCCCTCTTCTGA
- the sufC gene encoding Fe-S cluster assembly ATPase SufC has product MLKVESLHVSVEDKEILRGVDLSVEPGEFHVIMGPNGSGKSTLALTIAGHPKYTITEGRILFEGEEINGLGPDERAKRGIFLAFQVPPEVEGVKIIEFLQQVLVELKSIDPVKAYDMIVEKAKELWFTEEDLHRYVNVGFSGGERKRLELLQALLIEPKLLILDEPDSGVDVDSLSVISRKIEELHRKGTAILLITHYGRILGHLDPSTFQVHVMRDGRIVMNRGGEFVREIEEKGFQVIFEECGCDD; this is encoded by the coding sequence ATGCTCAAAGTTGAGAGCCTTCACGTTTCAGTTGAGGACAAGGAGATACTGAGGGGCGTTGACCTCTCAGTTGAACCCGGCGAGTTCCACGTGATAATGGGACCGAACGGGAGCGGAAAATCAACGCTGGCATTAACGATAGCCGGCCATCCAAAGTACACCATAACCGAGGGCAGAATCCTCTTCGAGGGAGAGGAAATCAACGGGCTCGGTCCTGACGAAAGGGCCAAGAGGGGAATCTTTTTGGCATTCCAGGTTCCTCCGGAGGTGGAGGGGGTAAAGATAATCGAGTTCCTCCAGCAGGTTCTTGTGGAGCTTAAGAGCATCGACCCCGTTAAGGCCTACGACATGATAGTTGAGAAGGCAAAGGAACTCTGGTTCACCGAGGAAGACCTCCACCGCTACGTAAACGTAGGCTTCTCCGGTGGGGAGAGAAAGAGGCTCGAACTCCTTCAGGCACTCCTTATAGAGCCAAAGCTCCTCATCCTCGATGAGCCTGACAGTGGCGTTGATGTTGATTCGCTGAGCGTCATAAGCAGGAAGATAGAGGAGCTCCACCGGAAAGGGACGGCGATACTCCTGATCACCCACTACGGAAGAATTCTCGGCCACCTCGACCCAAGCACCTTCCAGGTTCACGTCATGAGGGATGGGAGGATAGTTATGAACCGCGGTGGTGAGTTCGTGAGAGAGATTGAGGAGAAGGGCTTCCAAGTTATATTCGAGGAGTGTGGTTGCGATGACTGA